From the Helianthus annuus cultivar XRQ/B chromosome 17, HanXRQr2.0-SUNRISE, whole genome shotgun sequence genome, the window TAATGAAGATTATCAATTGCTGAAGGCATTCCGGACGACTTTCTAGTGTTTCGGATTATTGTATTGTTTTGTATCCCGGACAATGTGTTTTGTccgggtttagtccctagcctatatatatgtgtgtattgtgtagattagggcgACTCTTGAGTGCTTGGTGCACCTCTCACAAGATCCCATCCATTCTCCATCACTGTGTGTATTCTAGATAGAGagggagactatgtgttagtgggagaaagctaggtttagatctttgtgatctaaaccagcttgtagatgatgtatactcctttggtttgtgtaatctgtgatgactgattcatcaataaagagattcatcttctacatatttctatcttgttcatattttgttcttcatgtcttgaatcaagtgcaatgtttgatgttcgtcatcgatccggtgctttaACACATAAAAACATGTATAAAGAAAAAAAAGTGATACGTATAATCAAAAGATATTATTTAGAGCTTATAAAAACCACAAAAGGATTAAAAAAACACTTTCACATCAAGCGATAAACATGAGTATTTTGCCGTAAAGTAATTCAAATTTGTAGCGTCGCATGTTAACGTATTATATCTGACTTCACTCAGTTTAGAACAAAATTTATGTCGAAACGTAAACCAACAGGaaacatatataaaataaacatgaaaacgtattatatttgatttgactcattttgaaaaaaaaaaaaaacatttacgtcgaaacgtagaccaactcaggggttgtttgtttagctcttaatagggctcttaatggttcacacttcttactggttcaacacttaatggttcaaatTGTTGGTTTCGCGAGCTgatgtctgaatgattcagacatttgcctctgaatggttaagcattatactgagtctgaatcgttaagacctcttatctgaattggtcagacatttacctctgaacggttaagcattacaCTTACTCATattggttcagacctcttactggttcagcacttactcattcagaagttgccaaacagcctaATAATACGTAcaaaaaaacacacataaaaatagttttttaaAGTAAAGGAACGAAATGGATAAACTCGAAACTTAAGAAACTCGAGGGGGGGGGGGTCAAAATAGTATTTTAAAAAGTTTTTATACACGGTGACAAATTagttttttaaacaaaattaatGAACGAAAGTAATTGAAGAATAATTAAATTAGTAAAATATTTAATAGGTAAAAAACGCATATTATATATTGCATATGGGTAAAGTTGGAAAATTTGAAACTGGAAGGGTTGGTTTGTAAAAATTATAAATTGaattaggggttgtttgtttcagctcttaatggttcagacttcttactgttaagcacttaatgattcagagtgtttgtttcgcgagctgatgtctgaatggtttagaTATTTGCATATGAATGGTTAACCATTATACTaagtctgaatgattaagacctcttatctgaattggttagacatttgtctctgaatggttaagcattagaCTGACTCTTACTGGTTCACACCActtactggttcagtacttactcattcagaagttgccaaacaacctaatgacacgtacataaaaatatgcacataaAAAATAATTTTTCAAAGTCAAGAGACGAAAGGGGTAAACTTGAAACTTTAAAAACTCGAGGAGGTCAAAATAATAGTTTAAAATGTTTTTACATACAGtggaaaattagtttttttaaatgAAATAAATGACCAAAAGTAATTGAAGAATAATTAAATTAGTAAAATATTTAATATGTTAAAAACGCatattgtatattgtatgtgGGTAAAGTTGAAAAATTTGAAGCTGGAGGGGTGGGTTTGTAAAAATTGTAAAATGaattaggggttgtttgtttcaGCTCTCAATGAGtttttaatggttcagatctcttactggttttGCGCTTAATGATTCAGAGTGTTGTTTCGGGAGCTAATGTCTGAATGATTCAAATATTTgtttctgaatggttaagcaatatactaagtctgaatggttaagactttTATCTGAATTGGTCTGACATTTACCTCTGAATatagttaagcattatactgactcttaatgattcagatctcttactggttcaacacttaatgttGAGATctcttactagttcaacacttaCACATTCAAAAGTTATCAAACAACCACTTAGTAGTCTAGGGGTTAGAATTGTCATTTGTGAAAGTTGAGGAGGTTTGCCGGTAAAAAACCTCACCAACATTGGTTTTTAAGATTATATAGAATGTCACTCGAATTCTTCACGCAATACAAAAGAAAACATGTATTTATTacaaaataaactaaaaataaaataaaatgctATTAGCTTTGATTAAATAAAAGTTACCTCACGTAACTATTAGAGTTGTGGCAATTAAGCACAAAGCATTATCGACACGTGTTTGCAGGAAACTCTTAATACTCCAAAACTAAAATATAAACTTACTTATTACAACAACAATTTTTAACTACACAAAAAGTGCTTGCGTTGATTTAGAAGTAGGAATAAATTGTTGTTAAAAAATGTATCTTAGGATATTGGAGTAAAAATGACACCTTTAGTTCGACCAAACTCAAGCGTTGCAATTTTATCTCACCATAATTACTTTGTTTATAATGTCATGTGTCATCCTTTCATGAAACATGCACTATTCATGCCGTTGTTTTTTAATATATGGTTTATATATGTGTAGTATTAATTCATAAAATCAATGAGAAATGTTATATTGAAGCCTTAATATATATGTATTCGAGAAGGCCACCATCTTAGGCTAGGCGGCATTGGCCTCAAGTCTTACGGCGTGTGGTCCTATGTGGTGATCGCTTGACGTGTGAGACACTGCGTCGCTCACTAGCAAAGAAGATGTGTGATCCGATGTGagtatattttaattacttttctgataatgttttatatattatttgattTGAGTTTTTTCTTAATATAAAATttcttttataactttttttGTTTGATGTCACCGCCACCTTTAATTGCCACCTCCTAACCACTAAGACTATCAACATTCACAACCCAACCTTTAATAAAAAACTAATTTCTCTCTTTTCCACATACACAATCCAACCTAACTCAATTTTTAACACACATTCGCAACTCAACCCAACCTAAATTTTTATTGAATAAATGTCAATAATAATTGaaacaattattttttaaaaacaaataaaagttacttatttttaatataaaaattaaaaagttaaacaatcaatatatataatatacttaaagatatattttttcaaacgaactccgtttttaataaaatttatatcgtaATGTTCAGAAATTTATTTTAGAAAATACGGTGTATTTAGTTTTGTTAttaagtttaaatattaaaaattattTGAGTAATAAAATTATTGGGGGAATTGATAGttagaaaataaaatacaaaaaagaaAATTAGAAGATGGAACCAATCTAATTTTGACAAGTGTTAAAAGAGCATGTGCAACCTCTTGCAACTTTGGGTTGTTTGGCTAACCAGATTGTGGAGAAAAATAGaattttcttttttctttaatTTATTTGGACAACCTAGGTTGGGATAAAGTCACCAATGATGATAGTCTAACGGCATAGCCCCACACCATGTCATAACATATGCATGCTTGCAGTTAAATGTTGATCATTTCATTATGTAATATTAATACAAGGTAATTGCAGTTGAGTAATATTATTCTTTTAAAATCATTAAGACCTGGAAATTTCATTGAAAATCTTTGTAAGATTCCTATCAATTTcataattttaatatataaaataaagaaacctATAAGCATGATTAATTATGTGCTTGAATGAGCCAGGGAAAATAATTAAATGCAAAACCCTAACACACTCTAGTTGTTAAAATGTTATTTCTCTACCCTTATGTCAATGTCAATCAAACTCACAAGACCTCTACGCTTCAAGATGTCTGGCATTAAAATTCAGACCAAAAAGCCAACACATATCTACCTAAACAGCATACATTAACACTGACTATTTTTATAATATGGGCATATTTGTAAATTTAAATATCCATGCATATAAGTCACTTATCTTTTCTAGAATTTGACAAGGTGTTTCAAAACTTGGGAACATAGACCACgtcatatatttattttataacaaCACAAGTTACATCGTGTAAATTATATATAGGGTAAAAGAAGGTGATCATAAACTTTTAGATGAATCAGCTATCAGGATATAAACTTCATCAAAACTAAACATAAGGTACCGGCGCGTCATTACAAGGAAGTCAGGGGTAGGGGCAAtggcgaagtatagaaggggcggggaggggcgtccgaccccccgaacttttcgctcagtagtgttatatatgtagttttcgtatagaaatttttgggtatatatacgttttcgaccacccggttctatagaaattttttggtatatacgttttcgacccccccccccctccgcGTCATTCGGGTCAAGTTTTGCCACTGGGTAGGGGTGTTATATAAACCATGTTCACACAAGGCGACGGGTCAAACCTGACACATACCTAAACATTACTAGTGTTTTTGCGGGTTAATATAACCCATTTCTATTAATGAACCTTTGGGTTTTACCTTAATAGAAGTCTGAATAATATAAGTTTTGACaaaaaaataatttgaaaaatatataaaattaaagagGTCAACCTAAGATTAACATGACACTATTCGTTTAGCAAACTTTTCATGGGTTTGATCGGAAAGTGAATAGCACACGTCTAGGCTAAAATCAAACTCACGAATTTCGTGTTAGGCTCATATTGTTTGAGAAAATCACACTCCTCAAAGGCCAAAAATCCTAACCTATTGTAAGGACAATGATCCAAAGGGTTATAGTCATAGCAAGTAACtagaaaatacatatatatacgtGTATGATTCTAACTAGAAGACTGACCATGTCCAACTAAAGGAGAATACCCATGACAGAATTCTCCAACAACTCCATGCTTAAAAAATCAAAGCCAATGTCACTTCATGAAGCTTTCTGTATGAGTAAGACCAACTTCATTGAAACCCTAAGACTAGAAGGTACGGGGGccggcttggcccggcgccggacccccacaccgccccctggcCCGGCAAACATCACAACCGGCGAGCACAAGACGGGTGTGCCGCCCCAAATTTCAAACCATATAGCCGTTGAACGGCtagttttttaataaaaaaaaaattcattttttccTATAAATTCAACCACTTTCAATATTATTTCCCCACTTTCAACCCAAAACACTCTCACTTTTATACCAATTTCTCcctacttttataaaaaaaaatatcctTTTACCCACAATGGCTTCTAATCCTTGGTGGCCCTCGTCTTCGGATGACGAAGAGGAGATGTTTTTCGCAAACGCTGTTCTACGGGCGGGACAGATTTTAatcgaagaggaagaggaagacgaagaggaagaggaagaaattGGTGAAAATGTTATTACCACACGAATACGCATTAACAGAGACCGCCAAGGTTTTCATTACAAAATTTCATTGTCCTTATTTTTTTTATCTCGTACTTATATATTTTATACGACAGGAGCGCACGAGAAATTGGTGAACGATTATTTTTCGGATGAGCCACTTTACAACGCCGACATTTTTAGACGCAGGTTCCGAATGAGTCGCCGCTTATTCACAAGGATTGCCAATGATTTGGCGGGGCTAGACCCGTTTTTCACGCAACGTCCGGATGCTCGAAATTATGAAGGGTTTACAACGTTACAAAAGTGTACTGCGGCCATTCGACAACTGGCGTACGGGACAGTGGCCGACGCTTTGGACGAGTACTTACAGATGTCGGCAAGAACTACGCGGGAATGTTTGTATCGGTTTTGCCATAATGTGGTGAAACTGTATAGCAAAAAATATTTGCGGAAACCAAACGCGTATGATGTTCAACAGTTGTACCAAGCGCATGAAGCAAGGCACGGGTTTCCGGGAATGCTTGGTAGCATTGATTGTATGCATTGGGGGTGGCATAATTGCCCGACTGCGTGGCGCGGCCAATATACGCGAGGTGATCACGGCTATCCAACTGTGATACTTGAAGCTGTGGCATCACAAGATTTGTGGATATGGCATTCTTTCTTTGGTCTCCCTGGTTCACTCAACGACCTTAACGTGTTATACCAATCGGCCATCTTTACCGATGTCGTTGATGGAACGGGACCGGACACAAGTTTTACAGTTTCTGGGGTTGAGTATAGACGTGGGTATTATCTTGCTGACGGGATATATCCGTCTTGGTCTACAATTGTGAAGACTATTCCGTATCCCGAGGACGAAAAACGGAAAAAATTTGCCAAGCGTCAAGAAGCTGCAAGAAAAGACATCGAACGCGCTTTTGGTGTCTTACGAAAAAAATGGGCCATCGTTGCACAACGGGCACGTGCGTTCACCCCAAAAAGGCTGCGTCTTTGTATGTACGCTTGCATTTTGCTCCATAACATGATTATTGAAGACGAAGGTCGGGCGATTTGTGAGTATGATGAGAATGCATCTTGGGGGAACACTGTCCCGGTTGATCCCCCACaacaggatttaaactcgttcTCGCTAACAAACGACTTCACGCATGCAAACCTTCAACAAGATTTGGTAGAACATATTTGGAACAACGTTAACATTGTGGAGGGTGACGGAGCCGAAGACGAAGACGAAGACGAGTAGtgtgtttgttttaaatttttaaatctaGTCTTTTTTTTCCAAATTTTAGGTAgcgtaattttttattttttaggttatgtaatttttattttttttatgtaatgGATTTTATTATCTTCCTTTATGTagtatttttatttaaatgttgaatactatttataaaaaataaaagttaaagaaataaaaattaaacaattaaaatgacttaaacaataaaaaatatgtggtggggccccatcctccatcccccTCCATCTTCATTTTGGCTCATCCCATGCTAGCCGCCTACGTGGCGCCTATGTGGAGGCTCATCCCCGTGGGGATGAGCCAAACCATACCTTCCAGCCTAATAGTGCGTCTGGTGGTCCAACCCTTTTCAGATTTATATGTTTAATTAATCAGTGAACATAAACCATTGGATCTACATCTATgtacaataataataaatatgcAAAAGTTAAAGAAAGGTGATAATTAGGTCTAAATGAAGTTTTATGGAGAATCCAAATGTATGTCTTCAAATCTACAACCATGATTTCAGGTCCCCTAGGTGCCATGTTAGAGGACTCAAGTTTTCACCATTAACTAATTACTTGGTCCTACAAACCATCCCATCTCTTACCTAATTATGGACATTTGCATCAACAAAAATATTAGTCATTATAATTTTCAGTAATTGTGTTTGTTTTCTTATAAAACAAGTGATATAGGATGAATCATCAAATGCAAATCAGAGAAATTAACATTGCATGTAGGATAACAATGAGAAGGTTATGAGATGCGTTTTAGTAATTTTAGTCTCGTAACCGAATGTAGAATTTTGTTTAATGTCTGGTTCCATACTTATCAAGTACCCGTTGCTTATTACTCGTTGACGATTTGGATCCCCTACGCATTGTGTACACATGTTTATGATCTTATATGGTTAATATTACTCATTGGACTGATTTCCAAACACAATCTTAAATTCATCCAGAATAATTGAATTGAAGTATCACATACTCAACTATATTTCTGAAACGTATATGTTTTAGATAATTTGGAATTTATAACAACtttaaaatactattaattatattttaaaggttataaaatatattaacatatttggTTTAGCTACAAATCTAATCAAATTACGTACCCAAGTACCAGACACATTATACGCCACGAATGTTTTGGGTTTTTCTATAGGGTTCCAGCTTTTCTTCCAACCCTAATTGTATGTGATACTATTGGTTCAAAATTCTCATGCTTGCATAATATAGTTTTTCTTAATGTTAACCATTTAATTTTTGTTTCTTCTAAATATAGTGACTTGTTTGTAATAAAACGACATTCTCAATTAAACTATGTGttcaaactatgttttgttttgttttgttttgtatttttttttttttctaaaacaagtttaaaattgGCCTATTTATGAAAATAATGTTCATTCCCAAAATATGTATAGTGAGTTGAAAATGTTGGTAAAGGGAGAAGGATCATTTTCAAAAAACATGATCATATCACGATTAAAAATCATAGCTTTTAATTTCTTAGTCCTTTTACGACTTAATCATGCAATGCTTATTGCATGTTCACATCATAATCAAAATAGATTCGTATCACATTGCAACTTTGTTCTAACAAATAATTGTTTTCACCCAATATGTTATCGTGTCATATTCGGGCAATAAAATTGATTGGTTTATGCCATAATGTTATAAATTAGTGGATAAGTTGGTATTGTTTCATGTGTAGCATTAAAGATTTCCACTAAAAATGTTCAAATGTAGTCTCTTATATTTAAATTTTGACTTGTTGAAAAGTGAATCTAGGAAAAGGATACATGAAGATAACACAAGAAAGAAGAAAGGAAATTTGATTTGGGTTCTTTAAAGAGATTAATACttttatataaattaaaataagTTGAATTATTTAAACTTAAAAACGTTATCGAATTTATATAATGTTAATTTACAAGATTTCTGTGTATTATTGATTGTACCTTATGTTTTATGGCTTTACTCGCTTTGGGTTGGTTGTTTGTTAGGCTTTCTGAGTTTTTGGTTTGTACCTTTTGGGCCGACGAGGGGTTTAAAAGGTTAACACCTCATTGCCTCTTCTCATTTACGCTGTCCCCCCTCTCTCTACACGGTTTGCTATCTCTTTCTACATGCAGACTACTTTACTTGACTTTCTTCGGCAAGTTTCCGGCTACTTTAGGTGAGTACTTTCTTTGTTGGTTTATGTACATTGTTGGATCGTCTTGCTTTTTAGGTATTACTCTTTGAACGATTTGGTTTTTGGGTTTTATCTCTTACTGATGTTCATTTCCGGCAAATGCCGCTAGGTATTTGGTTTTTGTCTTGCCGTATGTTGTTTGATCGTACTCGATTTTGGTTTCCATCTTTATAACTTTTTGTTCGGTGGGTTTGTTTGTTATTAATGTTACCAGAACGTTGAACTAACGGTCTGCTTAGTGTTAACTTCGTTTGTAAGCAAGAcgtattttaggttttttttcgaGGCGGCTAATGTTTTAGGTATACTGATCGCTTTTGACGGTTCGTATCCGATGTTGACTTTGATGTTGTTTAGTTgggtttttttttgtgtgttttatcGTACGATAACATAGTTGCATGGGTTCAAAAGTTGTTGGATTTTGTGTGTTTGATGTTGCTTTGTCGATGATGGTTACTTTTTAGTTTTCGGGGACTATTTGTAGTGTTTGGTTGGGTCTATGATGCtttgtttagacaatgtttgtTAGGTCCTTGTGTGTTGATGAGTATTCGGTCTGTGAGGGTGACTATTTAGTTGTCCGAGACTGTTTTACTTTGGCGTATGGGTATACGATGTTATGCTTTTGAGATTGTTTTTGGTTGGGTCTGTGATGCTTTGATGAAACGATGGTTGCTTAGACTCTATGAACGCCACGTGTTATTTTGAGGATCAGGGTTTGTTTTTCGACAACTTTGGGCCTTGAACTTCTATATACTTGTTATGTTGTGCTAAAAGTTTATGTTTTAACCTGTTTTCAAGTATGTAacgtgtatgtatgtaggtattaCATATCGTGTATGTATGAACCGTAATTCAAGCGTAAAATAATGTGTATTCAAGTACTGATTGCGTATAAATACAAGAATATAACACGTATAAGTATAAAGGTGAATTTCCATTTATGATCAAAGTCTTAGAttaaaagattgagaatgaaatacgaatacaagtttccaaaaatagataTGCGATTACAACTTTCTAATATGGAAAGCACAAATATGCGAATAGAGGATGTACATTATTGAGTTCTTGATGTAAGTCCAAAAGATACACTACCTTGATGGTCCTTTCAGAAATCTTGAATGGGCCTACGAAGCTAGGAGtgagcttgcctttcttaccaaaacaaACTACTCCCTTCGAAGGGGATACCTTGAGGAGTACGTGATCACCAATGTTGAATTCCAAGGGTTTGCGTCTCTTgtcggcgtaactcttttgtcgactTCTAGCCTTGAGTAGGTTGTCGCGAATCTGTAAAAGTTTGTCCATCGTCTCTTGTATgagctcgggaccggtgatttgtgcgtctccgatctcgtgccagcaaataggcgaacgacacttACGACCATACAAGGCGTTGAatggagccatttgaatactagagtgatagttgttattgtacgagaattcgaccaaaggaaAATGTgccacaccccaaccaatggcggaatcatcggggcatggcactgagcgaaacagattgtccagaagtttccataacaactattattactattcaatttatataatacgtcccataccgtacctcaaatagcaaacaaattattacagataacatctagtcatatattctgtttcgacaactcagatttaaatataattaCAGCTATTGtatatctgcttctagagacccataaTTCGACCACTACAGACAattatttgttgggctctagagctttattctagcctcgctttcctagcagataagcatcttaaacacctgtcacatacgttaaaataaagtcaatacataaaatgtaaaggtgagcatacaagtttgataatagcatatagagttcgaaatagtttacgcataaccagcacgtacacagaggaaaacgaagcatgttaattatcgacatggatctatcgataccaatgactgcgggttgactgcccgaggcagttcgcaatacatgattaccaccgtaatccatgcaagtaattgtccttaacaacccccgtgtgaacgggtgctgagtccaaactatagtactatcgtcgttaaggcaggtagacagcattccacgtgtaaacataacaacaagcattcatttagtcacataatacatgcggtaacggttagcgtttaaagtaattgagtagtatgttcgattgtgatttagaataagtaacgtatg encodes:
- the LOC110925315 gene encoding putative nuclease HARBI1; translation: MASNPWWPSSSDDEEEMFFANAVLRAGQILIEEEEEDEEEEEEIGENVITTRIRINRDRQGAHEKLVNDYFSDEPLYNADIFRRRFRMSRRLFTRIANDLAGLDPFFTQRPDARNYEGFTTLQKCTAAIRQLAYGTVADALDEYLQMSARTTRECLYRFCHNVVKLYSKKYLRKPNAYDVQQLYQAHEARHGFPGMLGSIDCMHWGWHNCPTAWRGQYTRGDHGYPTVILEAVASQDLWIWHSFFGLPGSLNDLNVLYQSAIFTDVVDGTGPDTSFTVSGVEYRRGYYLADGIYPSWSTIVKTIPYPEDEKRKKFAKRQEAARKDIERAFGVLRKKWAIVAQRARAFTPKRLRLCMYACILLHNMIIEDEGRAICEYDENASWGNTVPVDPPQQDLNSFSLTNDFTHANLQQDLVEHIWNNVNIVEGDGAEDEDEDE